The genomic window TTCTATATTCCCTAGTTGAAATTCAATTGCCCATTTTTGGGATTTGACTTGATCCTGGTAACCTGTGGTTTTAGAggaataatttatatttcataatGTATCTCTAGGAAATGATGCGGTCAAGTTCCTAGATCCAGATTCATACAACAAGACTGGGGGTTCTGCTTCTGCTCAGACTCAGTCAATGGAGCCTCTTGAGTCGAAAAACAATTTAGACAGATTGTCCAGTTCTCACTCTGAAAAGATGGGAAAAAGTGGAATTCATCATGCCAGGGACCTTACCCAGACATCAGGAAAGATTGTTGGTTCAGAAACCAAGGAAGTAAAGGGTGCTCTTCCTGAAGGCTTCTTTGACAACAAGGATGCTGACCTTCGTGCACGTGGTATTGTGCCTGTTAAGCCGGATGTCAAGTAAGTTCTTGCTtctgttatataaatttatttctttaaaatgtcACTATCATCTGACAGGGAGTGTAATAGATTCTCTGGAATAGTATTCCCTTTCTTTGATTCTTTTATGTCCTCTAGTACTGTTTCTTTTCTATCAAATTAGAGAAACAAGGTTGAGAGGGTCTCAAAAGCgtgtaaagaaaatttgagattatatcttgtttgaagaattatttttcaGCACTCACTGGTCCATCATTGTCATTTTTGAAGCTTTGTCATCTTTTCATCATCGTGATTATCATCTTCtaatttttaacctaaaaacaaAGCAAATACATAGGTCCTAGGTTGTGCTTAGAAGCTTTATTTTGGGCAATTTTAATTGGTGGATAAATTTCATGAGTCCTTTTTGGATGCTTGTGGTAGGGTTTGAGTGGGAAATCTTTAACCTTctctttgataaaaatatcattgggaaaaaaaataggacTCTGCCTAGTACTCACAGGTGTATGTGAATCCTGTACATCACAACTGTAGTGTAGTGAAATAAATCTTGGTATAATTTAGCAGGGGAGGGTGTTAGAGAGGACTGGCTGTGTTAAAAACCTTAGTGAGCCTCAGTGGAGGTTTCTCTGATTCGTGGGGAAGTTTATTGTTGATAGCGTAGGGACCTTTTAACCCTACAGCATAATGGCATGTGTTTCATTGGATACTTGAGATGATCAGAAATTACCATGTATGATTGCATTACTTGGAACACTGAATTAACCTTGTTAAGAAATGTTAAATCCTGGTCAGGGACGAGtacaaagaatttgaaaagtTGATTCAGGAGGATTTGAAGGAGGTGGACAACCgtttggaagaagaagaggtCAGGATCATTTATTCCTTGCACCATTCCTAGAACCCAATAATGTAGTCTCTGGTGATGTTTACTAAAGATTGGAGTTATATCATTAACTTGGTTTTGCAATTTTATGATGTAGTTTGATGCAGCTGAGATGATTGAAGAGGCCGAGCCTGTGGAGCAAAAGTAAGTCAAGTGTGGTCACGAGTAGTGTATCACTTGGGTTCTCCTATATTTCCAATGTTTTTGAGTTGACCTTTTGTTCAGGGTGTATTGGGAGAAAGTGGAAAtgctgaagaagaagaaattggagCTGAAGGCAGCTAGATCCAGCAGACGGAGTAAAGAGCCTGAGGTCAGAGGCAAGGGGCATAGCTCTAAAGAGGATTCATCCAGTGATGATGATAGTGATGGGAATTTCATGGTTGATTGGAGAGCACAACACCTGTGAATACTTCTGTTTGAAATTTTCTGGTAGCATCGCCTGTGCAGACATGTCTATGTTGGCATGCAAACACCTGATTACGTTTGCTGGAGTTTggtcttcaaattgataaatggtagttttttccattcataatttcattcgttcatgtacagagaatatatagagggtaatcaccattctaagaatgggaaggaatgatataaggaaagaatgatataaggaaataacaactaatatcctaatatctcaactttcctaatatctcaatattcctaatatctcaatattcttaatatctcaactttcctaatatctaaacattcctaatatctcaacactaaataatataaggaaataatgatatacgGAAatcattcctaatatctcaacactccccctcaagttggtgtatagatgtcacacatgcccaacttgtctaaaaattttgagaatacttgacttgagacagctttggtgaggatatcagCCAATTGATATTCttatcgaatcttaggcaattccacaatcttatcatccaacttttccttaatgaagaatctatccacctcgacatgctttgtacgatcatgttgtactggattatgagcaatgtcacatgcggctttattgtcacaaaacaatcggattggttgcctagataggtaacctaaatcctgtaagagaagtcttagccataatgcctcacaaagtcctagaac from Vitis vinifera cultivar Pinot Noir 40024 chromosome 9, ASM3070453v1 includes these protein-coding regions:
- the LOC132254325 gene encoding protein ABA AND ROS SENSITIVE 1-like codes for the protein MNLQKAQLSSGFPADFFDNHVTKKQKSGNDAVKFLDPDSYNKTGGSASAQTQSMEPLESKNNLDRLSSSHSEKMGKSGIHHARDLTQTSGKIVGSETKEVKGALPEGFFDNKDADLRARGIVPVKPDVKDEYKEFEKLIQEDLKEVDNRLEEEEFDAAEMIEEAEPVEQKVYWEKVEMLKKKKLELKAARSSRRSKEPEVRGKGHSSKEDSSSDDDSDGNFMVDWRAQHL